TGCTGTACATCATGCTGGCGCTGGGCCTGAACATCGTGGTCGGCTTTGCCGGCCTGCTCGACCTTGGCTATATCGCCTTTTACGCGGTGGGCGCCTACCTGACCGGACTGCTGGCCTCGCCCCAGTTCGCGGCGCTGCTCGAATCGGTGATCTACCTCAATCCCGAACTCGGTGACGCCCTGGTGGCGGTGCTGGGCGAAGACATCCGCGACAACGGCATCCATCTGTCGGTATGGGTCATCGTGCCGCTGGCGGCAATCATGGCCGGCATCTTTGGCGCCCTGCTCGGCGCGCCAACGCTCAAGCTGCGCGGCGACTACCTGGCCATCGTGACGCTGGGCTTCGGCGAGATCATCCGCATTTTCATGAACAACCTGAACGACCCCATCAATTTCACTAATGGTCCCCAGGGCATCAACGGCATTGATCCGATCCGCGTGTTCGGCACCTCCCTGGGCGGCGAGGCCGGCTCCAAGGCCACCGTCTACATCGGCGAATTTGCCATGCCGTCCGTAAACGCCTACTACTACCTGTTCCTGCTGCTGGTCATCGCCACCGTCTTCATCACATCGCGCCTGCAGCACTCGCGCCTGGGCCGGGCCTGGGTCGCGATCCGCGAAGATGAAATTGCCGCCAAGGCCATGGGCATCAATACCCGCAACGTCAAGCTGCTCGCTTTTACCATGGGCGCCTCGTTCGGCGGCGTGGCCGGTGCCATGTTCGCCTCCTTCCAGGGCTTCATTTCGCCGGAATCGTTTTCGCTGACCGAATCGATTGTCGTGCTGGCCATGGTGGTACTGGGCGGTATCGGCCATATTCCTGGCGTGATCGTCGGCGCCGTGCTGGTCGCCGCCTTGCCTGAGGTGCTGCGCTACGTGGTCGATCCGGTCCAGATGTTCTTGTTCGGCAAAATCTACATTGAAGCCGAAGTGATGCGCCAGCTGCTGTACGGCCTGGCGCTGGTGCTGACCATGCTGTACCGCCCGGCCGGACTGTGGCCCGCGCCCAAGCATGAAGACCGTCCCGAAGCGGCCGAAACCAACAAGCAAGGTGCGTTCGACGCTTGAGGAAAAGAACATGACCCAGACCATTTTGCACATTCAAGGCGTAAACAAGCGCTTTGGCGGCCTGCAGGCGCTGACCGACGTGGCCCTCACGATTGAAAAAGGCCAGATTTACGGCTTGATCGGCCCCAACGGTGCCGGCAAGACCACCTTCTTCAATGTCATTACCGGGCTGTACCAGCCTGACACGGGCACCTTCGTGCTCGATGGCAAGCCGTACTCGCCCTCGGCGCCGCACAAGGTGGCCAAGGCCGGCATTGCCCGTACCTTCCAGAATATTCGTCTGTTCGGTGAAATGACGGCGCTGGAAAATGTCATGGTGGGGCGGCACGTGCGCTCTCACCAAGGCGTGTTCGGCGCCATTTTCCGGCATCCCGCAGCCAGGCGCGAGGAAGCGGCCATCAAGGAGCGTGCCCAGGAACTGCTCGACTTTGTGGGCATTGGCGCGTTTGCCAGGCGCACGGCGAAATTCCTGTCGTACGGCGACCAGCGGCGCCTGGAAATTGCGCGCGCCCTGGCCACGGACCCGGTGCTGCTGGCGCTGGACGAACCGGCCGCCGGCATGAACGCCACCGAAAAGCTGGCCCTGCGCGAGCTGCTGGTCAAGATCAAGAACGAAGGCAAGACCGTGCTGCTGATCGAGCACGACGTCAAGTTGATGATGGGGCTGTGCGACCGCATCAGCGTGCTGGAATATGGAAAGTTAATTGCAGAAGGCTTGCCGGCAGAAATCCAGAAAAATCCGGCCGTGATTGAAGCCTATCTGGGAGGTGGCCATTAATGACTGACACAATTCTCAAGATCCAGGGGCTGAAGGTTGCGTACGGCGGCATCAAGGCCGTCAAGGGCATCGACCTGGAGATTAGCAGGGGCGAGCTGGTGACGTTAATTGGCGCCAATGGCGCCGGCAAGACCACCACGCTCAAGGCCATCACCGGCACCCTGCCAAGCTGCAAGATCGAGGGCACGATCACCTACAAGGGCCAGCCGCTGAAGGATGTGCATTCCTTCCAGCTGGTCGAGCGCAAGCTGGCCATGGTACCGGAAGGGCGGGGCGTGTTTACTCGCATGACCATCCAGGAAAACCTGATGATGGGCGCCTACACGCGCAACGACAAGGCTGGTATTGCGGACGACGTCGACAAGTGGTTCACCGTGTTCCCGCGCCTGAAGGAGCGGGCAGGGCAGCTGGCCGGTACGCTCTCGGGCGGCGAGCAGCAGATGCTGGCCATGGCGCGCGCGCTGATGAGCCATCCGGAGTTGCTGTTGCTGGACGAGCCCTCGATGGGCCTGTCGCCGATCATGGTCGAAAAGATCTTCGAAGTGATCCGCAAGGTGTCATCGGAAGGCATCACCATCTTGCTGGTGGAACAAAACGCCAAGCTGGCGTTGGAAGCGGCGCACCGTGGCTACGTGATGGATTCTGGCGCGCTGATCATGAGCGGCAACGCGGCCGACATGCTGCACGACCCGCGCGTCAAAGCCGCCTATTTGGGCGAATAGCTCGTCCCAGCGCACCACCATCAGGCCCGCGCGGCCTGACCGCCCGCCCCAAATCAATTTCCCTATTCCAGGGTCAGACCACTTAAACGGGCCAAAATCAATTTCCCAACACCAGGGTCAGACCACTTAAACGGGCCAAAATCAATTTCCAACTCCAGGGTCAGACCACTTGGCACGCCGTCAGGAAAGTCTTTCGCCAAACTTCTGGAACATTAGTCTGAGCGGAGATCGCGGCGAATGGAATTAGGCGCAGACGCACACTGACCAAATTCCAGTGTTGCAAAATCATCGATTAAGTGGTCTGACCCCGAAGGTAATGGCGAGATCAATTTCTTATAGCCAGGGTCAGACCACTTCGGAGCGTCTTTGGAAAGTTTTTGGGCGAACTTGGTGAAAATTCGTGTCTAGAATTGCTGAGCCAAATTTGATTCATGCTAGCGGCGCCAGGGCCAAATCGCAGTGTTGCAAATTCATCGTTTAAGTGGTCTGACCACGAGGGGGAAGTGAGGTGTTGCAGATTCCTCGTCTAAGTGGTCTGACCACGAGGGGAGGCCTGACCACGAGGGGAGGCCACGCCGGGAAGGCAAGCCTGGCGTCACGACGTAAAAAAGCCGCGTACACGACGCGGCTTTTTGGGGACCAGCAAGCGGACGATTACTGCTTGGTGGCGCGGGCGGCGGCGCCCTGGGCGGCTTGCGCGAACTGGTTCATGGCGGTCGTGACGTTGGTCTCGACAGCTTCTGCAGCTTGCTTGGCAGTCTTGCTCAGGTGCTCGTAACCAGCGTTGGCGTTGGTCAGTGAAGCCTTGACCACGGCAACCAGGTTTTCGCTGCCGGCTGGCGCGTTCTTGGTCACTTCGTCCACCAGCGAGATGACTTTGCGGCTGGTTTCGGCAACTTGCTGCTCGGCGGCACGGGTGAATTCTGCCTGGGTGCCAGTGGCAATGGCCGCGACCTGACGACCGTAGGACATCGCCTTTTCAGCCGTTGGCTGCGCCTGGGCGCTGGTCAGCGAGAAAAATTCTTGTGGGTCTTTTGCCGACAGCAGCTGACGCGTGGTGGCAGCCGATTCTTCCAGCGTGGCCTTGACGGCAGTCATGTTCAACTCGACCAGCTTTTCCATGCCTTCGAAGGCTTTCGAGGTCAGGTTCGAGAACATGGCGAACTGCGATTCGAAGTTGGCTTTGGTGGCGTTCGAAAACTGCTCAGGGATTGCAAACATATGGTTTCTCCAATGTAGACATCGTTGTTGACAACTGCTTCTAGCGTTTCACGGCGGGCAGCGTGCCCAGGTGCATCAAAATGCATGGCTGACGGTGGATTGTGCAGCGCAACAAGGTCCATTCTACGCAGTTTGTTCAATGAGTCAAGCGAATCTTGTGCGGTGCACCATGGCGTGACGCATCGAATGTTTCGGGCGTTTTAAAGGTATTTTCGCTCGGCAATCGCCAGTGACAGATTGCATCGATGGCCTGTGGAAACGTCTTTCGGAAGGGCGTGCTAGACTGGGCTGTCCCGCCTGAGCACTCTAAGTGATCCAGTGCAATTTCTCATCAGCAGAACCGCCATCGCTTGATCTATGTCAATCTTTATCGCTAAAAATGTTGCGGCGCGACAATCGAACTTGGCCCGTGGTGTGATTCCCCTGTTTTTCGTTTTATTGTGGAGTACCGGCTTTATCGTGGCCAAATTCGGCCTGCCGTACGCGCCACCGCTGACCTTTATCCTGCTGCGCTGCCTGTGTGTGCTGTTGCTGCTGATGCCGGTCGTGTTGTTCTGGAAGGCACCGTGGCCGACGGGCCAAGTGGGCCACATTGCCGTGGCCGGATTGCTGCTGCAGGCAGGCTACCTCGGCGGCGTGTGGTGTGCGATCAAGCTCGGCATGCCGGCCGGCTTGACGGCCCTGATCGTCGGCATGCAGCCCATTCTGACTGCCGCTGCGGCGCCCCTGATCGGTGAATCGGTCCGCGCCCGCCAGTGGATCGGTCTCGTGCTGGGCCTGGCGGGCGTGGCCCTGGTGGTGTATGCGAAAATAACGCTGGTGGGCTTGTCCACGCTGGCCATTGTCTATTGCTTGCTGGCGCTGCTGTGCATCACGGCCGGTACCATGTACCAGCGCCATTATTGCCCTCGCTTCGATCTGCGTAGCGGGACCGTGATCCAGTTTGGCGCCACGGCGCTGCTGATGCTGCCCCTGGCCATGGCCTTCGAGCAGCTGGACTGGCGCCTGTCCTCGGTGCAGTGGACACCGCGCTTCATTGGCGCACTGTTGTGGTCTGTACTGGCGCTGTCGATCGGGGCATTGTTCCTGCTGTTTAAGCTGCTGCGGCGCAGCGAGGCGACGGTCGTGACCAGCCTGATGTACCTGACCCCGCCCACCACGGCCGTCATGGCCTGGCTGATGTTTGGAGAAGCGTTCAGTCTGCTTGGGGCGGCCGGCATGGCCGTCGCCGTGCTGGGCGTCGTGTGTGTTGTAAAAAAATAGGAGTAGCAATGATCGTGAGTCAAGAGCAGGACATTGTCGATGCGGCCATCACAAGCCGCCGGTCCATCCGCGCCTTTCTGCCCGACCCGGTGGCCCGCGAAGATATCGAGCGCATCCTGGCAGTGGCGGCACGGGCGCCGTCGGGCACCAATACCCAGCCGTGGAAAGTCCATGTTCTCACCGGCCAGCGCAAGGCTGACTTGTCGGCCGCAATCCTGGCCGCGCACGACAATCCGGCCGTCGCTGCCACCCACACCGAAGAGTACGCCTATTATCCGCGCGAGTGGGTGTCGCCCTATATTGACCGGCGCCGCAAGGTGGGCTGGGATTTGTATGCCCTGCTGGGTCTCACGCGTGAGGACAAGGCTGGCATGCATGCCCAGCATGGCCGCAATTACCGCTTTTTCGATGCACCCGTGGGATTGATCTTTACCATCGACCGGGTGCTGGAGCAGGGGTCCTGGCTCGACTATGGCATGTTCTTGCAAAACGTCATGATCGCCGCGCGCGGCAGGGGGCTGGCCACTTGTCCGCAGGCCGCCTTTACGCAATATCACAAGATCATTGAGGCGCAGCTGGCCTTGCCGGACAGTGAAATGGTAGTGTGCGGAATGGCGCTTGGCGTAGCCGATCCGTCCAGAATTGAAAGCACGCTGGTCACCGAGCGCGCAGCCGTGAGCGAATTCGCCCGCTTCCACGGCTGAGTGCTGATCGAACGGCCCGCCGCATGCGTCACGTCGGCGGCTTGCCATGTTCACCAGGAATGAGGTTGACCTTGGACTCAATCAATATGATTGCGATCACATAAAATATCGCTTCCATAATGAATCGTTGCGCTGCTGCAAAATTCGTGTCCCACACGATTGGATTCGCTTGCGCTCATCTGCTGCTTTGTTAGACTGCGATGAGCCTGCACCACTGCCGTAAAGGATTCCCCGATGTACAAGCTTGTTCTGAGCGCCCTCGTTTCCATGATGTTTGCCCTGACGCCACCGGCCAGTGCAGCGCGCGCTGACAGCGGTGTCAAGGTAACAAAAGTCAAGAAGGCCACTGCCGGCAAAGCCCGTTTCAAGCGGCGCGAGGCAGTTGCGCGCCAGTCGGCCGCACCGCGCGGCGAGAAAATTCGCCGCGTGATCACGGTGCGCGGCAAGCGCAAGGTGGTCTACCAGCGCGCCGAGAGCACCCGCACCTATGCGGCGCCCGTGGTGCGCATGACCGCTGGCGACCGCGCCGGCCTGAACCTGACGCGCGATCCGCTCGACCTCGCGTCGAGCGTGGCGCTGGTGCTGGACCAAAACAATTCTGAAGTATTGTTTGAAAAGAACGCCAATATCGCCTTGCCGATCGCGTCGATCACCAAACTCATGACCGGCCTGATCGTGGTGGAAGCGAACCAGGACATGGACGAAGTGCTGACGCTGACCGACGACGATGTCGACCGTGAAAAGTTCACCGGCTCGCGCCTGCGGCTGGGCACGCGCATGACGCGGGGCGAATTGCTCCATCTCGCATTGATGAGTTCTGAAAACCGCGCGGCCGCAGCCCTGGGGCGCAATTATCCGGGCGGAGTGCAGGGTTTTGTTGCAGCCATGAATGCCAAGGCGATCGAGCTGGGCATGATGGATACCCGCTACGTCGATTCCAGTGGCTTGTCGAGCCGCAATGTCGCCAGTGCGCGCGACCTGGGCAAACTGGTATCGTATGCTTATCAAAAGCCCTTGCTGCGCCAGTATTCGACCGATCCGAATTCGGTGGTCCATGCCGGTGGCCGCACCCTGCAGTACAACAATACCAACTACCTGGTGAAGATGCCGGACTGGGACATTGGCTTGCAAAAGACTGGCTTCATCAATGAAGCGGGACGCTGCCTGGTGATGCAGGCCATGATCCAGGGCCGCGCCGTGATCATGGTATTCCTCGATTCAAAGGGCAAGCAGTCACGCACGGCGGACGCCGGCCGCGTCAAGCGCTGGCTGGAGGCGTTCGTGCCCGAAAGCAGCATGAGCATTATCCGCTCACAGCCCGCCTCCGGTATAACCGAGGGTGGCTGAAATCTGGCGGGCGGTCGTCACCAGGTCGTCCAGCCATTCTTCCTGCAAGCGGTCGGCCGGCGCCGAGATCGACAGGCCCGCCACCAGCTTGGCCGAGTCATCATAAATGCCTGCCGCCATACAGCGCACACCCAGTTCCAGTTCTTCATTGTCGCGCGCATAGCCGCGCGTGCGCACCAGGCTCAGCTCCCGCTCGAGCTTGCCCAAATCCGTGATCGAGTTCTTGTTATGTCCCGCCAGCCCGGTACGGGTGGCGTAGGCGCGAATGGCTTTTGGTTCGTCCACCGACAGGAACAGCTTGCCCGTGGAAGTCAGGTGCAGCGGCCCGCGCCCGCCAATGGCGCGCACCACCTGCATGCCGGAGCGCTCCGAAAACGCACGGTCGATATACACAATTTCGTCGCCCTGGCGCACCGACAGATTGATGGTCTGCTGGGTCTTCTTGTGCAGCGAGCGCATGAAGTCGAGCGCCGCTTCGCGCACCGACAGGCGGCTCTTGACCACGTTGCCCAGCTCCAGCAGGCGCATCCCCAGGCGGTAGGTGCCCGGTTCGACCCGGTCCACAAAACGCGTGATCACCATGTCATTGAGAATGCGGTGCGCCGTCGATGGATGCAGTCCGGAGACCTTGGACAACTCCTTGAGGCTGACGGGGTCGGTATAGTTGGCCAGGGCATCGAGCAGGGCGACCATGCGTTCGATGACCTGGATCGAGGTCTTTGGCGCTTCTAGGTTGTCGATTTTCATAATGTGGTTGGTGCGGTGCGGTATTTAATTTACTTTATACCATAATGTGAAAATGTGCGACAGATCCGGCTGCGGACCGCTGGTCCGGCAACTCTCTTGTGGCTGCCGGTGCACAGGCCGGGCATAATGCGGCATTGCATGTCAAATTGAAAACGAGATCCCGATGGAACCTGTCAGCGAATTCAAAAGCAAACGAGGCCTGGGCCGTATCCTGCCTGCCGCCGGCTATGCCATGGACGGCTTGAAAGCGGCGTACCGCAACGAACACGCCTTCCGCCAGGAAGTGGTGGTGGTCGTGATTGGCGTGATCATCGCCATGTCGCTCAGCATTTCCGGGTTCCAGAAGCTGCTGCTGATTGGTTCCTTGCTGTTTGTGCTGATCGTGGAGCTGTTCAATTCCGCGATCGAAGCCATCGTCGATCGTATCTCCCTGGAACGCCATCCCTTGTCCAAGAATGCCAAGGATATGGGCAGCGCTGCGGTGATGCTCGCTATCCTGTTCGCCGCCGCCGCCTGGGCAGTGGTGCTGTACAGCCGCTTCTACTAAGTACGCCCGCCCACGGTCCGCCCGTTCAGCACTGGCGTGCCGGCGTGCCACATACTCCCATGAACGCCCGGGCGCAAGCCATGCAAGTGAGGTGTTGCGCTGCCCTGCGCAACAGGACACAATAGGTGTCTGGCTTTTTCGGCACGATTGCATTCTTTCATTCATTCATTTAACGGAGAAACATATGTCATTACGCCTTGGTGATACCGCCCCGGATTTTGAGCAAGATTCCTCTGTCGGGCCGATCAAGTTTCATGAATGGGCAGGCAATTCGTGGGTGGTCCTGTTTTCGCATCCCGCCGATTTCACGCCCGTGTGCACCACCGAGCTGGGCCTGACCGCCAAGCTCAAGCCGGAATTTGACAAGCGCAACGTCAAGGCAATTGCCCTGTCGGTTGATGCGACCGAGAGCCACCTTGGCTGGATCAAGGATATTGAAGAAACGCAGCAGACGGTGGTGGGTTTCCCCATCATTGCCGACGCCGACCGCAAGGTGGCCACGCTGTACGACATGATCCACCCCGAGCAGTCGGCCACGGCCACCGTGCGCTCGCTGTTCGTGATCGATCCGAACAAGAAGATCCGCCTGTCCATTACCTATCCCATGAGCACGGGACGCAACTTCGACGAAGTGCTGCGCGTCATCGACGCCCTGCAGCTGACCGATGCCCATACCGTGGCCACGCCGGGCAACTGGAAAGATGGCGATGACGTCATCATTCCGCTGACGGTGCAGGACCCTGACGTGCTCAAGCAAAAGTATCCGAAAGGTTTCACCGCTGTCCGTCCCTACCTGCGCGTGACACCACAGCCAAACAAATAAGCCCATCGGCGGACGGGCCGGGCAGTCCCGGTCCGGCCCCGGGAGACTGTTTCTGTCCCGCGCATAAGCAAATAAGCTTTCTGTCGTTTGCAATACTGCCGAGCCCCTTTACCCTTGCAGCTACTTTAGGGGCTTTGCATGAACACCACTTACATCATTTCCGGTTTCGCCGTTGGCCTGCTGGTCGGCATGACCGGCGTGGGCGGTGGTTCCCTCATGACGCCCATCCTCACGCTGATGTTCGGTGTCTCGCCCTCGGTTGCCGTCGGCACCGACCTGGCCTTTGCCTCCATTACCAAGACGGCGGGCACCTTCACCCACCGCCTGCGCGGAACGGTTCACTGGGATATCGTCAAGCTGCTGTGCATCGGCGCCTTGCCCGCTGCCGTGGCGACCACCCTGGCATTGAAATATTTCGGCACGGTCGACCAGCGTGTCGGCCAGTTCATCCGCTATTCCATTGCCGTGTCGGTGATGCTGACCGTGGTGGCCATCCTGTTCAAGGGCAAAATGCTGGCCTGGCTCAATGCCCATCCCGAGCGCCAGCTGCACGGGCAGTCGCTCAGCCGCGCCACCGTCATCGCGGGGGCCGTGCTGGGCATACTGGTCACGATCTCGTCAATTGGCGCAGGCGCGGTAGGCGCGACCTTGCTGGTCATGCTCTATCCGCGCCTTTCTTCAGCAGAGGTGGCGGGCACCGACATTGCCTATGCCGTCCCGCTGACCGCCATTGCCGCCTTCGGCCACTGGTGGCTGGGGTCGATCAATTGGGCCCTGCTTGGCATGCTGCTCATCGGTTCCCTGCCCGGCATTACCATCGGCTCGTGGTTTGCCCGCGCCGTGCCGGAAAAATTCCTGCGGGGCTTGCTGGCCATGACCCTGACCGGCGTTGCGTTCAAGCTGATGCACTAGCAGGAATTCGGTCGCCTCCTCATACAAAAACCGACTATGGAAATGAGGAAAGCTTCGTTTCCTTTATGACTTCTTAGTGCGAATATTAGATCTCATTAGATCAATACGTTATAAGAGGTCGTATGCCCACCATTCCACGCAAGCCGCCCCGGGTTCTTCCCGGTTTTGGCTTGTCCCTCGGCTTCGCTATTTTTTACCTGGCCCTGATTGTCCTGATCCCGCTGTCGGCGGTGTTCTTGAAAACCTTCACCATGACCTGGGAAGCGTTCTGGAGCGCTGTGACATCCGACCGCGTCATGGCCTCCTACCGCCTCAGCTTTGGCGCGTCCCTGATTGCCGCTGGCATCAACGTCATCTTTGGCGCCATCGTGGCCTGGGTGCTGGTGCGCTACCGGTTTCCCGGCAAGCGTCTGGTCGATGCGCTGGTGGACCTGCCGTTCGCGCTGCCGACCGCGGTCGCCGGCATCACCCTGGCGGCACTGTATTCGGCCAATGGCTGGATTGGCCGGTACCTGGAAGCGGTGGGCTGGAAGGTGGCATTCACGCCCGTGGGGGTAGTGGTGGCGCTGACCTTCATTGGACTGCCGTTCGTGGTGCGTACCGTGCAGCCGGTGCTGGAAGACGCCGAACGTGAACTGGAAGAAGCGGCGGCCAGCCTCGGGGCTACGTCGGGCCAGACTTTCGTGCGCGTCATCTTCCCGGCAATCATGCCGGCCATGCTCACCGGTTTCGCGCTGGCCTTTGCCCGCGCCACGGGCGAATACGGCTCCGTGATTTTCATCGCCGGGAATATGCCGATGGTCTCCGAAATCACACCGCTTTTCATTATCACCAAGCTGGAACAGTACGATTATGCGGGAGCGACCGCGATCGCGGTGGTCATGCTGGTTGCCTCCTTCCTCATGCTGTTGACGATCAACCTGCTGCAGGCCTGGACGCGCAAACGGGCGGGCAAGAAATGAGCGCCGCCATGAACAAACCATCGACCGTGCTCGAACCGGCGTGGGTCAGGCGCACGCTGCTCGCCATCGCTTTCGCTTTTCTCACGCTGTTCCTGCTGGTGCCCCTGGTGGCGGTGTTTGCCGAGGCGCTTGACAAGGGATGGGAAGCCTACGTGGCAGCGATTACCGATCCAGATGCCGTCTCGGCCATCAAGCTCACCTTGATTGCCGCCGCTATCGCGGTACCGCTTAACCTCGTGTTTGGTGTGAGCGCCGCGTGGGCGATCGCAAAGTTCGACTTCCGCGGCAAGAGTGTGCTGCTGACGCTTATTGACCTGCCGTTTTCGGTCTCGCCGGTGATTTCCGGCTTGATTTACGTACTTATCTTCGGCGCCCAGGGCTGGTTCGGGCCGTGGCTGGAAGAGCATGACATCAAGATCCTGTTTGCGGTGCCTGGCATCGTGCTGGCGACCGTGTTCATCACCTTCCCGTTCGTGGCGCGTGAACTGATTCCGCTCATGCAGTCGCAGGGTACCGAGGAAGAAGAGGCGGCGCTGGTGCTGGGCGCCTCCGGCTGGCGCACCTTCTGGCATGTCACCCTCCCCAACATCAAGTGGGGCCTGCTGTACGGCGTGATCTTGTGTAACGCCCGCGCCATGGGCGAATTCGGCGCGGTATCGGTGGTGTCCGGGCATATCCGCGGCCACACCAACACCATGCCGCTGCACGTGGAGATCCTCTACAACGAGTACCAGTACGCGGCCGCCTTTGCCGTCGCCTCGCTGCTGGCGCTGCTGGCGCTCGTGACGCTGGCACTGAAATCTTTGATCGAATGGCGCCTGCGCCAGACCGACCCGGTCCAGGCAGAGGCGCGCAATCTGGAGCACGCATCATGACCATTGAAGTACGCAACATCAACAAGCGTTTTGGGGACTTTGTCGCCCTCGACGATGTGTCGCTGCAGTTCCCGCAGGGTGAACTGACAGCCCTGCTTGGGCCGTCCGGCTGCGGCAAGACCACGCTGCTGCGCATTATCGCAGGCCTGGAGCATCCGGATGCGGGCCAGGTGCTGCTCGACGCACAGGATGCGTCGGCACGCCATGTGCGCGAGCGCCAGGTGGGTTTCGTGTTCCAGCACTATGCACTGTTCAAGCATATGAGCGTGTTCGAGAATGTGGCCTTCGGTCTGCGTGTCAAGCCGCGCAAGGACCGCCCGGGCGAGGCCCAGATCAGGGAAAAAGTCATGAAGCTGCTGGAGCTGGTGCAGCTGGACTGGCTGGCCGAGCGCTTCCCGCCGCAGCTCTCGGGGGGGCAGCGCCAGCGTATCGCCCTGGCCCGCGCACTGGCGGTGGAGCCACGCGTCCTGCTGCTCGACGAACCCTTCGGCGCGCTCGACGCCAAGGTACGCAAGGAACTGCGGCGTTGGCTGCGCCGCCTGCACGACGAACTGCATGTCACCAGCATTTTCGTCACGCACGATCAGGAAGAGGCGCTGGAAGTGGCCGACCAGGTGGTCCTGATGAACAAGGGCAGGGTGGAGCAGCTTGGCGCGCCGGACCAGGTCTACAACCACCCCGCTTCGCCCTTCGTGTTCGGTTTCCTGGGTAATGTCAATCTGTT
This region of Massilia sp. PAMC28688 genomic DNA includes:
- a CDS encoding sulfite exporter TauE/SafE family protein, producing MNTTYIISGFAVGLLVGMTGVGGGSLMTPILTLMFGVSPSVAVGTDLAFASITKTAGTFTHRLRGTVHWDIVKLLCIGALPAAVATTLALKYFGTVDQRVGQFIRYSIAVSVMLTVVAILFKGKMLAWLNAHPERQLHGQSLSRATVIAGAVLGILVTISSIGAGAVGATLLVMLYPRLSSAEVAGTDIAYAVPLTAIAAFGHWWLGSINWALLGMLLIGSLPGITIGSWFARAVPEKFLRGLLAMTLTGVAFKLMH
- a CDS encoding sulfate/molybdate ABC transporter ATP-binding protein; the protein is MTIEVRNINKRFGDFVALDDVSLQFPQGELTALLGPSGCGKTTLLRIIAGLEHPDAGQVLLDAQDASARHVRERQVGFVFQHYALFKHMSVFENVAFGLRVKPRKDRPGEAQIREKVMKLLELVQLDWLAERFPPQLSGGQRQRIALARALAVEPRVLLLDEPFGALDAKVRKELRRWLRRLHDELHVTSIFVTHDQEEALEVADQVVLMNKGRVEQLGAPDQVYNHPASPFVFGFLGNVNLFHGRVHEGVLASGDVSFTVPDHAGVQDGRGIAYVRPHELDIDRYTPGAEGVVVKLRRAHAIGPLAQLDLERADNAELIEAVIPNERFSQLQLREGDTLVVRPRRMHVFVDQGASI
- the cysW gene encoding sulfate ABC transporter permease subunit CysW gives rise to the protein MNKPSTVLEPAWVRRTLLAIAFAFLTLFLLVPLVAVFAEALDKGWEAYVAAITDPDAVSAIKLTLIAAAIAVPLNLVFGVSAAWAIAKFDFRGKSVLLTLIDLPFSVSPVISGLIYVLIFGAQGWFGPWLEEHDIKILFAVPGIVLATVFITFPFVARELIPLMQSQGTEEEEAALVLGASGWRTFWHVTLPNIKWGLLYGVILCNARAMGEFGAVSVVSGHIRGHTNTMPLHVEILYNEYQYAAAFAVASLLALLALVTLALKSLIEWRLRQTDPVQAEARNLEHAS
- the cysT gene encoding sulfate ABC transporter permease subunit CysT; the encoded protein is MPTIPRKPPRVLPGFGLSLGFAIFYLALIVLIPLSAVFLKTFTMTWEAFWSAVTSDRVMASYRLSFGASLIAAGINVIFGAIVAWVLVRYRFPGKRLVDALVDLPFALPTAVAGITLAALYSANGWIGRYLEAVGWKVAFTPVGVVVALTFIGLPFVVRTVQPVLEDAERELEEAAASLGATSGQTFVRVIFPAIMPAMLTGFALAFARATGEYGSVIFIAGNMPMVSEITPLFIITKLEQYDYAGATAIAVVMLVASFLMLLTINLLQAWTRKRAGKK